The following proteins are co-located in the Apium graveolens cultivar Ventura chromosome 5, ASM990537v1, whole genome shotgun sequence genome:
- the LOC141660993 gene encoding uncharacterized protein LOC141660993, protein MLLQQQYREHGFTKYSELISVLLLAEQNNKLLMKNHQARPTGSTPFPEVNTVTNNEYRDNKSFERGRGHGYGRGRGHRHGRARGRGFGRGRGRSNQQNPPNFKRKSYFHKRATNEEKPEGSTMVKRGESTCSRCGMKGHWRSTCRTSKHFVDLYQASLKNVENNFTEQNDPLGIAHLESHLESDNQVDPSGFNHMEVGDFFEDIDVNMPKFGGDEHN, encoded by the coding sequence ATGCTTTTGCAGCAACAATATCGTGAACATGGATTCACGAAATATTCTGAGCTGATTTCTGTCTTGCTTCTTGCTGAACAAAATAATAAACTTTTGATGAAAAATCATCAAGCACGTCCAACTGGCTCAACCCCATTCCCTGAAGTGAATACGGTGACTAACAATGAATATAGAGATAATAAATCATTTGAACGTGGGCGTGGGCATGGATATGGACGTGGACGTGGACATAGGCATGGACGTGCCCGTGGTCGTGGTTTTGGGCGTGGTCGAGGCCGTAGTAATCAACAAAATCCTCCGAACTTTAAAAGAAAATCTTACTTCCATAAAAGGGCAACAAATGAGGAGAAACCCGAGGGAAGTACGATGGTTAAAAGGGGTGAAAGTACTTGTAGTCGTTGTGGAATGAAAGGTCATTGGAGAAGTACATGCCGTACCTCCAAACACTTTGTTGACCTATATCAGGCATCTTTGAAAAATGTTGAAAATAATTTCACCGAACAGAATGATCCTTTGGGGATCGCCCATCTTGAATCACACCTCGAAAGTGACAATCAAGTTGATCCTTCGGGCTTTAATCACATGGAAGTTGGTGATTTCTTTGAAGATATTGATGTGAACATGCCTAAATTTGGTGGTGATGAGCATAATTAA